The sequence ATGTATAACATTTTAAGCTGCAACCCTATACATCAACAGAGATGCGAATTCTCTCCTTGTCTGACTGACAGTAAAGGTTTCTCATAGGGCCATTACATTTGTCCCTTACCAGAAACCATACAGGaagcaaacagacacaaagtGTGTTTACTGCAagattttagaagaaaaaaaactgctgctaCTTTTGGGTTTTGCCATTTCTGGCAAAATTATAGTGAAGTGAAAGATGGTAAACTTTTATTCATCATCGTCGTCAccgtcatcatcatcgtcatcatcatcgtcatcatcatcatcgtcgtcgtcatcatcgtcatcatcatcattgtcatcGTCGTCGTTGTcgtcatcatcgtcatcatcttCATCGTCGTCGTCATCGTcgtcatcatcctcatcatcgtcgtcatcatcatcatcttcttcatcgtcatcatcatctggGTCGATCTTTCCTGACAGAACGTCCTCAATCCACTGCTCCAGCTCATCAGCCGTGGGCATGTCATCCTGGTCATCCATTTCCATCCACACGCTGTCGGCCTGCCGATAACACACAGTGGCACTCAAATATTTATAGGatgacaaaatgttttcaagTGCCCAGTTTACAGCTCAAAATGGCAGTCAAATAACAAGTAGCGTACATAGACTACATTTGGAGCAATAGCTTGCGTTAAAACgcagaaaaaataaatcttatgTCTTAAatacaggttgaaaaaaacggtACTTACTCATTAATGTCATTGTCTTAGAAACTAAAACCCAGCAGTAGGGTTGAACTAAGTGCTGCACTCATCTCATGGGAAGAGGCTGGTATGAAGCatagtgttttgttttactttttcaaaatttttacAGAGGCACAGACACTGTCAGACTTTTATACCATGGTAATGAGAGAACTCTCCAGTATCAGAACGAAAACTTAAACttgcaaatgcaaatgcatTCCTCTTGATAACACATACTTACTCACTCGTCCTCCAAACAAGTAATTTTTCAATTTAAGTTTTTGTAAGGGGTTTAGAAAGGATGCTTACGTCATCAACATCAACCACACCAATGTGAGGAGAAGAGAGGTCGATGCCAAAGGTCTTCTCCCAGTATGGCACCAGCTGAAAGAGAGATACAGACAGATGGGTAGGCTTGTATATCCTGATGCAATTAAGAATTACATTGAAAGTagtctttatatatatatatatatatatatatatatatatatatatatatatatatatataaggggTGAGGGGTACCAGAGGGAAATTGTCAGGGTCAATCCAGATGATGCTGAGGTTGGGGTTGTCAGTGTTCTCGCGTGCCACCTCCTTCAGGATTTCCAGGAATTCATAACCGTCTAAGAAAAAGTTCAAATATCAGGCACCCTAAAGCATTATCTAGATATTTGATCATCCATCTATCACTTCACAATGTGGATAATATCAATGCTATGTCTGTATTTAAGAGGCGCTAAGGTAGAAGTTTACCTGGGTCATCTTCCTCAGCAAAGGCAACAATGTGCTCTCCATCAATGTCATCCTCCTGTGAGCACAAAAGAAGGATAAGGCGACGATGTCTTCTTATATTCCCCAGATTGACTGATAAAAAATGCAAGTTTTATTGGAGGATAACGTTTTATAAATAACAGTTTCAGATCTCTTACCCAGATCTCATACATACTGTGAGGCTCAAGCTTCCTCAGAGTGGGCCTGAAAAATCAaatgtaatattacaatgacttacaggaaaaaaaaacacttgttttttgGGTTTTGATTGTGTAAATTATGCAATAGTGGAAGAAGTGCTCAGAtcgtaaaagtagcaataccacagtgtGAAAATAATCTGttccaagtaaaagtcctgcattcaaacgcCTACTTAAGTATTAGCATCATGAAGAGAATCTTTTGATGGCCTTTTTACATTATCGGAAAATACTGTAGGTTATCCTACATGCTTGGAAAGGGAGGGGAGGGATATTCTGTTAGTTGCACTGCGCTCTACCCTCTACACACTGCTCCTTCAAATAAATATACTGGAGTAAAAAGCTAATTTGGCTCCAAATTGTAGAGGTATAAAGTAGGatcaaatggaaatactcacTTAAAAGTACCTCAATTAGCAACAAATGCATTTAGAGTCATTCCACCACCGAAATTATGTGACCAAAGATGGATTAAAGGACACCATAAATGCTCACCTGTCATGCTGTTCAATGTATTCAACAAGCTCAGACTCAATGTAGGGCTTTCCTGGAATGGTTACCGGTTCCTCCATGAAGGGCTCATAGAAGTCAACTTCGTTAATCTTCAACTTAAGCTTCTTGGCAATCTGAAATAATGTAAATAGAGTAGAGAATATGACAGGAAATACAAAGTTAAAGATGTTTGCGAGTACAGCACAGCACAGACATGTAAACATTACTAGTACCAAACTAATCTTAAAATGTACTTAATGTCTATATTGTTACACGTCCATGAAATTGCTAAGTCTCCTAGGATTTTCAGAAGAActgaaatttacatttttatgcacAAAATAGGCCAATCCCTACCAATACgcaaacaaacaattaaaacctTTGGGTCAAATGTAGCAAAGAATTTGATGAAGGGGTGGAACTCCTCAGCAGCATCATCAAACTCAATGAAGTCTGTATggagaaaataaggaaaacatCATTAGGCTGACAACAACAGTTTCTTGAAGTTTCATCAGTTTGAAGCTCAGTTTCTAGATCATAATCTTTAACCTACGAGGAGATTTCTCGCTCTTGAAATAGCCAACCAGCTTGATGACCTCGTCCATGTTGTGGAAACCCTTGAGCTCACGCTCGTTGTCAATGATCTCCACAGGGTCTTCAATCACCTGACAAGAGACATTTATATCAGTCCTAATATCTGGGTGACATAATTCCACTAGCTGTGTAAGGCAACATGCTGCTGTCCGCTTAAAAATGTCCTcaatcaacacattctcactctcaACTTGTCACAtacagacgcttggtcaggacttCTTGAcacctttttcattttctggcTACCCCTTTGGCATCATTTTTCAATGTGCAGGGCAGGattaggtttaggcaacaaacCTACCTGGTTAGCTTTAGGAAAAGATGATGGTTTGGGTTAGAATATGTACGTTTGTTATGTAACATAACATCCTGgttaaagtcctgtgtttgtttgacccattcaTCCGCCCCAGCATCTTCTCTATGCAGACTTTGGTATTCTTTATACTTTGTCATCTCACAGTGCATGCGTCCAACCCCTGTGCATCTCAAACAGACTCTAAAGGGTGCCCTGTCAAATATGAGGCCCACTGACCAAGCTGCTGTATTATAGAAATAAGACCAAACCATAATTCAACTACCGTACTCGGCACCATCCCTCCCCATTGACCAAAAATTACGTACATCATAGAGGAACTCCACCAGGGTGTCGGCTGCCAGCTCTCCATCGTACTCGATGATCTCATTGTCGGCGAAGATGTAGATGCTCTCCACCTCATCAAAACCTGCAGAGAAAGAAGAATATGTCAGTGGGTAATATTAATATACCTGATTGTTCTTTTATGCAATAATTTCTGCTCATGGGTTTGGGTTTCCAGCTGCAGCACGTTGTCTGAAAGAAGCTGGGAAATCTTTGGTCAACACTTGAGGGCAGCCTTGTTTCAAATTTATTGTCTATCATTGCAGTACCACATGTTGAATcctgtttattattataatattattgtatgtacgttttttatacatttgttcATAGGTGATCATGGAGTAGCACTAGACAGGTTAAAGTTCAAATGTGCCCAAAAGCAAATATAATGTATGCTACATTAAATTAACATAACGTCCTTTATAattcatgtaaataaataaataaattgtaccCATATTCCTATTGAGACTGTCTCTATAAATCCAGAGTGAATACGGATTATATGACTAtagagagttaaaaaaaaagattattagaAAGAAGTCTACAGAAATCACATCTTTTTCACCCCAAATGCCATCAAAATGCTTAATAACCAGTCACACTCTGACTGGCATTCCTTGTACTTCCCTTTTTACAATTACTTTCAGtttcatactgtacatttgaacTCTTGTGCACTTGGAATGAATTTCCATTTCCCTGCTCTAGCTCTATTTATTGTGTCGTTgatttgtattctgtttttatgtgaacCTTGGCTGCAAAATTAGTGATAACCTATACCTTGATAAAGATAACCTTGAATTTGCTAAGTAGCACTTGTTCGTCCCTATTCTTTGAGAACACCA comes from Etheostoma spectabile isolate EspeVRDwgs_2016 chromosome 19, UIUC_Espe_1.0, whole genome shotgun sequence and encodes:
- the casq1b gene encoding calsequestrin-1b isoform X1; protein product: MKWGWVFLGVFLSLGTLSWGEKGLEIPEYDGKDRVHDLSAKNYKSIMKKYDVMVIYYHRNVDGNRNAMKQLQIEELALELITSQAALIFQLAAQVLGDFDDEDIGFGLVDEKKDSAVAKKLGFDEVESIYIFADNEIIEYDGELAADTLVEFLYDVIEDPVEIIDNERELKGFHNMDEVIKLVGYFKSEKSPHFIEFDDAAEEFHPFIKFFATFDPKIAKKLKLKINEVDFYEPFMEEPVTIPGKPYIESELVEYIEQHDRPTLRKLEPHSMYEIWEDDIDGEHIVAFAEEDDPDGYEFLEILKEVARENTDNPNLSIIWIDPDNFPLLVPYWEKTFGIDLSSPHIGVVDVDDADSVWMEMDDQDDMPTADELEQWIEDVLSGKIDPDDDDDEEDDDDDDDDEDDDDDDDDDEDDDDDDDNDDDDNDDDDDDDDDDDDDDDDDDDDDDGDDDDE
- the casq1b gene encoding calsequestrin-1b isoform X2; the protein is MKWGWVFLGVFLSLGTLSWGEKGLEIPEYDGKDRVHDLSAKNYKSIMKKYDVMVIYYHRNVDGNRNAMKQLQIEELALELAAQVLGDFDDEDIGFGLVDEKKDSAVAKKLGFDEVESIYIFADNEIIEYDGELAADTLVEFLYDVIEDPVEIIDNERELKGFHNMDEVIKLVGYFKSEKSPHFIEFDDAAEEFHPFIKFFATFDPKIAKKLKLKINEVDFYEPFMEEPVTIPGKPYIESELVEYIEQHDRPTLRKLEPHSMYEIWEDDIDGEHIVAFAEEDDPDGYEFLEILKEVARENTDNPNLSIIWIDPDNFPLLVPYWEKTFGIDLSSPHIGVVDVDDADSVWMEMDDQDDMPTADELEQWIEDVLSGKIDPDDDDDEEDDDDDDDDEDDDDDDDDDEDDDDDDDNDDDDNDDDDDDDDDDDDDDDDDDDDDDGDDDDE